DNA from Ammospiza caudacuta isolate bAmmCau1 chromosome 6, bAmmCau1.pri, whole genome shotgun sequence:
AGgagcagaaaaagaaactgcatAGAGAAATGATCCTGCCATGAACACGGGGATCTGAGCCTATTTATTCCTCCCACTGCTCTGCTGAGTGACCCTAGAACAGTGACTGAAGGATTCCTTGAGTCACCTGATCAATAAAGATCCAGAGGATCACCCTCCTCGTCATGTTGTATTCCTACAGCAGAAGGGAGCAGGGGCATTGGCTTGGGTGATTTTtgtgggatgctctgcagggagcacatTGGAGCATggctttcctcctccctcctggaTCCACATGGCTCCAAGCAGTgcagctgggctcagtgctgTTCCCCAGCTCTATTCCCCATGGAATGACCTCATGGCCTCTGCCCCAGGGAATGAACTCCAACTCCTTTGGCTCAGCAGATGAGTTCCATGGTGTTTCCAGGGAGCTCTTGCCTGTAAAGAATGGGGCACCTTaatccctggggacacacccagcacagggtgGTGGTgatttcccaaatccctgcagggctggtgcctctggatggcaggAGAGGGGTTGGCATCACAGGGAGCATCCTTCCCCTTCTGTCCAGCAGAGCCGGCTCTGCATTCTCAGCTGATGGGAAGGGACACCAGgtagggctgcagagctggggagggacagcaACATTCCCTTATCCTCTCAGTGGGAATGTCTCACATTTTTGAATTCCAGAATATAATACTTCTGAGTAAAGTGTAGGGTCGATAGTGAACTCCGCTGAAATCCTGTGCCTGTGTCCATAAATTACATGGAATATGGAAATTCCCATCGCCAGATGCTTCGACCATTGAATTGCACAGAAATTAGGGGGTTATGCTGCTCTTCTGCAGAATGGGGCCATCCATCCTCTGGTTCCCCAGCATCAGCGTCCAGGGAAGCCCTTGAGCACCTCCATCCTGAACCTGGCCAccctcaggaggagctgcacggccactctgcacagcagctccagccacagtCCAGCCTCTCCTGATCTTCGTCATTCTGTAACCACCCCTCAATCAGATTTGCATTCAtggtttttgtttctaaatcagaTTTGTTGAATAAAAACATCCAGGCTTCATTGCAGAGCCTGTCCCTGTTAAACAGTGTGCAAAATGgctcatttccttcttttatcCCATTCTAAAGCCTCTGGCTGgtctgggagcagggcaggttCCTGTCTCATACCAGAGCCATTCCTAAGACACATGACTGCAATGGTTGGGATGATGTTGGCAGTGCCAAGAGCTCCTgattcctgctgggcacagacctgggcagcagccacatCTCTTGCTCAGGGGGAAGTTGTCCCTCCTTTTCCCACTGCCTTAAATCCAGGGGAATGCAACGTGCCACTGGTTCTGGAAAGGGAAGTGAGAGTGAAAGCCCTGAGTGGTGAGTCTGGCTTTGGAGACACACGTGGGGTTAAACACCTGAGCAGCATTTATTGACAGGTGTCTTAATAATTAACATAAGAGAGAGACTTTGACATTTGAGAGGGTTTTTCTCTCTCGGTGTCCCATTTCCTTTCCACTGGAGAGACAAAACTTTACATGGTGGCACATCTTGTCCAGGGAAGAACAACTCAGCCAGGGCGTCCCTCCCAAGGCAAGTGCAGAATGATCATGATCCTCCAATCTCATTTTTCTACTTCCCAGCACCTTCCTTGTGTCCAGTGTCACCCAGGCCACTCCCAACCTGTGCTTCCTTTCAAAAGAACAAGACTTCAAACCAAAAGGTTTCCTGGCTGTCCATTCCCATGGAAGAAGGAGagatggaatgagatgatctctACCGTTCCTTCCAACCTCTCCTGGGGTCATTTTATGAGCTGAATTGTGTCCCCATTCatctgtttagcccagaaatagGTTTTGCACATTTCAGACTGGTTCTTGAGCAAAGAGGGGCAGAGCAGATGCAGCAGTTTGTTTCCAGAAGCTGCGCTCACTCCTCCCCATTCCTGCTCCCAGACCgtgctgtctgcagcacagacaatgcagcacagagctctcctttgcttttaagctttttcagctggctgaggcagagaagttccctggactgtggttttcCTTTGGCTTGGAACTGTTCAAACCTGCTCTGGtctgaaaacacagaagagccctgggagctcacacctgtggcccaccgggGCCTGGGACGCGGCattttccagcaccagagggactgataAGGGACTGAGTGAGCCAAACTACACTCCACAACAAGGACTGAATTTTGCCAACTCTTCAGAACAGCAAGAGATTTTATTGTTTcctattgttttcattttttatgcttgtgaatactttgcttgttaaataaacagtttttttccacttttctctcaggaaatattttcctgaattaGCTGGGGGAGGGGCTGCTTGAGTTTGTTTTCTAGAGTGATCCTATTTGAAGGTTTCCTCCCAAAGTTaccctaaaccaggacaaaacccaaaccattccatgagaATTCCTGGTGTCACCCacaacagccccaggcaggagttcccctgctgcacacagcaccagcctgacagagctcaaggagcatttggacaatgctctcaggcacaggatgggattgttgggatgtcctgtgcaggaccaggagctcAACTCCATGCTCCTTGTGACTCCCTTCCAACTCCAGATATTTTATGCTTCTCTTTTATGCAGACTCTTTCTCATGATGATTTCACTTAATGATGACTCCCCTGTGTTGTCCCTATGCCCTGGCTCTGGCACAAAAGCCTCAAAAGCCCTCTGCAAGGCAACACTACCAGAGGGGTGAATTCCtttgcacagctcccagccaggcagTCAATCAGAGGGAGggcactgctctgggcacaggtgagcaggagagaggggctgggggcaaaGACAGAGAAGTCAAACGCCCTCAGCAAGAGCCAGTGCCCAAAATCAGCAGtgaagaaggggaaggagatgacaggagcagcaggagcagggcacagagcttCCCTGGCAGCTGTTTCcatgagcagcacaggagcctggccagcagggccagagcagaACAGGGCAGGCTGAGCACTGAGAAGGGGCAGCTCAGCACCAAGGCCATGGGCACCAAAGGGCAGCAATGGAGGGTGGCAGTGAGCAGCAAggagagcagccagagcagggcacacaggagcaccgggaagcactgggagcaggggcagggccagcaggacaCGGGAGGACaaaca
Protein-coding regions in this window:
- the LOC131558779 gene encoding LOW QUALITY PROTEIN: mas-related G-protein coupled receptor member A1-like (The sequence of the model RefSeq protein was modified relative to this genomic sequence to represent the inferred CDS: inserted 3 bases in 3 codons; deleted 2 bases in 1 codon), whose translation is MSTLSPGTEGASPACWSQPGGKASQGSWNEESHDNWSQCDSRQWSKVPVPLLLLLLCLCGMXGNGAVLWLLSFCIHRNPITPCVLSPAMPGSTFLLSITITLGIFSVPESFCHQLGSWAVTAGLKVPILLAFTAAVSSLTALSAVTALFVLPXSCWPCPCSQCFPVLLCALLWLLSLLLTATLHCCPLVPMALVLSCPFSVLSLPCSALALLARLLCCSWKQLPGKLCALLLLLVISFPFFTADFGHWLLLRAFDFSVFAPSPSLLLTCAQSSALPLIDCLAGSCAKEFTXSGSVALQRAFEAFVPEPGHRDNTGESSLSEIIMRKSLHKREA